GGATGCGGCCAGCCCGCGTCGAGCGTGCAGGGCGTTCGCGAGGCGGAGCAGGACGCGATCCCCGTCTGGCGCGCTCGTGCGCGTTCGCCGCGATGGCGCAGGAGTGAGCCCGGAGAGCGCGAGCCAGGCGATCAGTCGCGCCTGACCCCGCTCGCCGAAGGTGCGAAAGACGCGGTCGAGCAGGTCGGTCGCGCTGGCTGGCGCCCCCTCCGGGCGATCGAGCGCATCGATCAGCTCCTGTCCGAGGCTCGCGATCGCGAAGCGGGCGAGCTCGGCGAGAAGATCCTCACGGCTCCCGAAATGGTGGAGGATCGCCTGGTGCGTGATGCCGAGGTCGCGCGCGAGGTCGGCGAGCCGCAGGCCCCCTGGCCCGACCTCGACCAGCCGCTTCTCGGCGGCCTGCAGGATTCGCAGCCGCGCCTCCGCGGCCGGGAGCCGGCGTCTGCGCGCCCGAGTTGACTTCCGAGGCATCGCGGCACTATTTACAGTTTCGTAAGTACTGGAACAAGGAGCTTGCATGGCCACCCAGCCCGATTCCGGCGTGTTCCCCGACTACCCCACCCTGCTGCGCAAGCCGCTCTCGGAGCGCGAGGTGCGGCTGCTCGAGCGCGCGCGCAGGCACGCGGCCGACTTCGCGCCGCGCGCCGACGCGCACGACCGCGACAACTCGTTCCCGCACGAGAACTACGAGGAGATGAAGCAGAGCGGCTACGCGCACATGACGATGCCGGCGGAGCTCGGCGGTGAAGGCGTGAACCTGCTCGAGCTCTGCGCCTGCCAGGAGCAGCTCGGGCAGGGCTGCGCGGGGACGGCGATCGGCATGAACATGCACGTCTTCGGCATCGGGTCTCGGCTCTTCGACCTGCGGTTCGAGACGCCGGAAAGGCGCGCGCAGGGCGAGCTGATGATGAAGGCGCTGGCACAGACGAAGGGGATCCTGTGTGGATCGTTCAGCGAGACCGGCGTGCCCGGCGCCTACATGCTCCCGCAGACGACGGCGAGGAAAGTCGACGGAGGCTGGCGGATCGACGGCCGCAAGTCGTACTT
This portion of the Deltaproteobacteria bacterium genome encodes:
- a CDS encoding TetR/AcrR family transcriptional regulator; the encoded protein is MQAPCSSTYETVNSAAMPRKSTRARRRRLPAAEARLRILQAAEKRLVEVGPGGLRLADLARDLGITHQAILHHFGSREDLLAELARFAIASLGQELIDALDRPEGAPASATDLLDRVFRTFGERGQARLIAWLALSGLTPAPSRRTRTSAPDGDRVLLRLANALHARRGLAASSEALENTQFTLVLGGLAALGDAIAGAGVRDSAGLDDDREANQRFREWLSKLLVAQLRG